TCCATGACGGCGGCCTCCAGCTTGGGGCTGCCCTTGAGGAGGGGCACACGCCGCACGATGCGCCCCTCCGGATTGACGGTGATCTGAATCCGAATGCGGGCATTCACCTTCTCGGCGTACTGCGGAAGCGGCGCCCGCTCGGGATCGCGGTCCAGTCCCTCAATGTCGTAGGGCGCGGCGGCCTCCTCCTCCGTGCCCGCCCCCGGGTCGCCCGACTCCTCCCCGGGCTCCGCGCTCGGCTCCTGCTGGTCGGCCTGCTGGTCCGTTTCGGGCTGGGCCTCAGCCTCCGGCACGGTCGTCTCCTCCTCGGTCGGCGGCACGGACTCCTCACTCCGCTCCTCGTCCGGGAGGTTGACCGGCTCCGACTCGGGCTCCTCCGCCGTTTCGTCGGGCTCGGTCTCCGGCTCGGGCGCCTCCTCCTGTGGCTCCGGGGTGGTCGTCTCCTCCACCTGCTCGGTGGCCTCCACCGGCTGCCCGGGCGAAAACTCGCCAAACTCCACCTCCACGTAGCCCAGTTGGGCGGGGCGGGGGCGCGACGCCGTCAGGAAGGCGAAGAGAAGGGCGAGCCCTCCATGGAGGATGACGGTGCTAGCAAACCCGATCCAGTCGCTACGGGACATGGGGCATACCCGGTTGGGGAGGTAGGAGAGCGATCAGTGTTGCCCATTGTAGGGACGTTGGACGGCCTTGGCCCGACAAAAGTTCGTCGCGGCAGCCTCCCTCTTCTCCTCAAATCCCCTCAATTTACACGCTCGAAGCGCGTCACGCCGTCGCGGACGAAGCGGCCCTCGTCGGGGATGTACCGCCGTTCTTTGACGGAGAAGGCATCCGGCTCGATGGAGATGACATTGTAGAAATTGATCGGGCCCGCCGGTTCGCGCCAGCGGTTGCTCGTCGCCGTGCCCGCACTGGCAACGACGATGCGCGGCGTGCCCGGGATGATTTCGAGGGGCTGGATGGCGGAGATGTGGAGGTGTCCGCAGAGAACAAGGTCAACGCCCACCTCCCCAGCCACCGCGAGGGTGTTCTGAGCCTGCTGGGCCACGGGGTGCGGGCTGATGGGCCCGATGACCGTGGGGTGGAGCTGATGGTGCACCACAAGCACCTTGAAGCAGTCGCTCCCCTTCTCCGAGAAAAACTCACGCATCGCGGCCCGGTCGGCCGGGCCGATGCGCCCGCCTTTGATCGACGGCCCGTAGGCGGACGTAAGACCGATCGCGGCCACGCCGTCGGCCTCGAAGGTGGGGGCAAGGTCGTCCGTGATGAACTGTTTGTACCGCTCCAGGGGGGCTCGGAGGCGCTTCACAGGACGCCACCACGGATAGACGTCGTGGTTGCCCGCCACGACGAGGGTGGGCGGATCAAGGGCCTCGAGCAGGGTTCGCGCCGCCGCGTACTCCGCCGGACGGGCCCGCTGTGTAAGGTCGCCGCTCACCGCGACGAGGTCAACATCCGCCGCGTTGATTTCGTCTAGCAGCGCCTCCACCACCCCGGAATCCGCAATGCGTCCGAAGTGGAGGTCGGAGATGTGCGCGATGGTCATAGCGCCGAACGCGAGCCTCGTAACCGTTCAACGCTACAGCAACAGGTTCATCGGTTCCTCCAGGTAGGACTTCACCGTGTCGAGGAAGTGGGCCCCCTTCGCCCCGTCCACGACGCGGTGGTCACAGGAGAGGGTCACCTTCATGCGCTTGCCGGGCACCACTTCGCCGTCCTCCACGACAGGCGTGTCGCGGATCTCGCCAATGGCCAGGATGGCCGAATTGGGCGGGTTGATGATGGCCGTAAACTCTTCGATACCGAACATGCCGAGGTTGCTCGTGGTGAAGGTGGCTCCCTCGAACTCCTCCGGCTCCAGGTCCCGATCGCGGGCCCGCTCGGCCAGCTTCCGCGTCTCGCGGGCGAGCTCCGAGAGCCCCTTCCGGTCCGCGTCGTGCAGGACCGGCGTGATAAGCCCTTCGTCGATGGCAACGGCGATGCCGATGTGCACGCGGTTGTGCTTGTGGATTTCGCCCTCGTCGGGGCGGTAGGCGGCGTTGACGTACGGGTGGTCGTGCAACGAGAGGGCACATGCCTTCGTGATGAAGTCGTTGAAGGAGATCTTCGCGCGCCCCTGCTCCTCCGCCAGCTCGTTGAGGTCTTCGCGGACCTCGATCGCCCGCTCTACGTCGATGTCGACCGTGAGGTAGTAGTGCGGGGCCGAGTACTTGCTCTCCGCAAGGCGCCGGGCGATGGTCTTCCGCATCTGCGTGATGTCCTCGGACTCGTACGCGGCCTCCTCGTCCGGCATCGCGTAGGACGGCGCCTCCGGAACGGACGGCTCGGGCTGGGGCGCTGACTCCGGGGTTGGCTCCGGGTCGGGCGTCGGCTCGGGGTCGGGCGTCGGCTCGGGGTCGGGCGTCGGCTCCGATTCAGGAGTTGGCTCCGGCGCAGCCTCCTGCTCTTCAATGTGGGTCTCCACGTCCCGACGCACGATGCGTCCCTCGGGCCCCGATCCGTCGACCTGCGCCAGCTCCACGTCGTGGTCCTGCGCGATGCGGCGCGCCAGGGGAGACGCCTTGACGCGGCGTCCCTCCGCGTCGGTCTCGGCGGGCACCGGCTCCGGCGTCCGCTCGGACAGCTGCCCGTCGCCGCTCGGCTCTGGGGCCGGGTCGGGCTCCACCTCCGGCTCCGGAGCGGGCGCGGCCGACGCCTCTTCGGCGTCATCGTCCTCAGTGTCGGCCTCGGGCTCGGCGGTTGCGGCCCCGTCGCCCCCGGCATCGCCCACGAGATCGGAAATGTCCTCCCCGGCCTCTCCAATCACGGCAATTAGCTCCCCGATGGGCACGGCGTCCCCCGCCTCAATCACTTGTTTGAGCAACACCCCCTCGTCGAAGGCCTCCAGGTCCATCGTGGCCTTGTCGGTTTCGACCTGTGCCAGCACGTCGCCCGCCGACACCTCCTCGCCCTCGTCCACGAGCCAGGCGGAAAGCACCCCCTCCTCCATGGTGTCGCTCAGCTTGGGCATTTCGATTGGAATCGCCATGGGTCAGTATCGAGTTTCGGAGTGTAGTACAAATGTCGAATGTGGACCGGCACGGGCCCCGGGTGCCCGGGCCGAGCGCCGGGGCTCGCGGGACGTTACTCGGCGTAGAGGACCCGGAGGCACTTGTCAACCGTCTCGTCGACGCCCGGCATGTACTCGTCCATGAGGTTCGGCGCGTACGGGGCCGGGGTGTCGGGGGCCGTCACGCGCAGGATGGGCGCGTCGAGGTAGTCGAAGGCGCGGTCCTGCACCTGATGCGTAATTTCCGAGGCCACGCTGGTAAAGGGGGTGCTCTCGTCGATCACGACCAGTCGGTTTGTCTTGACGACCGACTCCACGATCGTCTCAATGTCGAGCGGCTTAATGGTGC
This genomic interval from Salinibacter grassmerensis contains the following:
- a CDS encoding energy transducer TonB family protein — encoded protein: MSRSDWIGFASTVILHGGLALLFAFLTASRPRPAQLGYVEVEFGEFSPGQPVEATEQVEETTTPEPQEEAPEPETEPDETAEEPESEPVNLPDEERSEESVPPTEEETTVPEAEAQPETDQQADQQEPSAEPGEESGDPGAGTEEEAAAPYDIEGLDRDPERAPLPQYAEKVNARIRIQITVNPEGRIVRRVPLLKGSPKLEAAVMDALQQWRFNALPPGAPQETQTGTITFTFRLE
- a CDS encoding metallophosphoesterase family protein, with amino-acid sequence MTIAHISDLHFGRIADSGVVEALLDEINAADVDLVAVSGDLTQRARPAEYAAARTLLEALDPPTLVVAGNHDVYPWWRPVKRLRAPLERYKQFITDDLAPTFEADGVAAIGLTSAYGPSIKGGRIGPADRAAMREFFSEKGSDCFKVLVVHHQLHPTVIGPISPHPVAQQAQNTLAVAGEVGVDLVLCGHLHISAIQPLEIIPGTPRIVVASAGTATSNRWREPAGPINFYNVISIEPDAFSVKERRYIPDEGRFVRDGVTRFERVN
- a CDS encoding dihydrolipoamide acetyltransferase family protein; its protein translation is MAIPIEMPKLSDTMEEGVLSAWLVDEGEEVSAGDVLAQVETDKATMDLEAFDEGVLLKQVIEAGDAVPIGELIAVIGEAGEDISDLVGDAGGDGAATAEPEADTEDDDAEEASAAPAPEPEVEPDPAPEPSGDGQLSERTPEPVPAETDAEGRRVKASPLARRIAQDHDVELAQVDGSGPEGRIVRRDVETHIEEQEAAPEPTPESEPTPDPEPTPDPEPTPDPEPTPESAPQPEPSVPEAPSYAMPDEEAAYESEDITQMRKTIARRLAESKYSAPHYYLTVDIDVERAIEVREDLNELAEEQGRAKISFNDFITKACALSLHDHPYVNAAYRPDEGEIHKHNRVHIGIAVAIDEGLITPVLHDADRKGLSELARETRKLAERARDRDLEPEEFEGATFTTSNLGMFGIEEFTAIINPPNSAILAIGEIRDTPVVEDGEVVPGKRMKVTLSCDHRVVDGAKGAHFLDTVKSYLEEPMNLLL